In Anabas testudineus chromosome 12, fAnaTes1.2, whole genome shotgun sequence, one genomic interval encodes:
- the LOC113159880 gene encoding hyaluronan and proteoglycan link protein 1-like: protein MIPVLIYALISLSIASTDLDTLYPELEHSRTIYVTENGPRLSVVAAESKVVSRRGGNATLPCRIQRDQSLAPSRKMRIKWTKLTSDYLKELDVFVAMDYHKRSYGSFHGRVYLQGSSPMDASLVITEITLEDYGRYKCEVIDGLEDGTVVVSLDLEGVVYPYFPRLGRYNLNFYDAERACREQDAIVASFDQLYEAWRGGMDWCNAGWLSDGSVQYPITTPREPCGGKNTVPGIRNYGLRDKDKNHYDVFCFTSHYKGRFYYLIHPSKLTYDEAVRACQKDGAQIAKVGQMYAAWKLLGYDRCDAGWLADGSVRYPISSPRRRCSPTEAAVRFHGFPDKKHKLYGVYCFKGHN from the exons ATGATTCCTGTGCTGATCTATGCTTTGATCTCACTGAGCATAGCAAGTACCGATTTAGACACGCTGTATCCTGAGCTGGAGCACTCAAGAACCATCTACGTCACAG AAAATGGCCCTCGACTCTCAGTGGTGGCAGCAGAGTCAAAGGTGGTGTCGAGGCGAGGAGGAAACGCTACGTTACCATGCAGGATCCAAAGGGACCAATCACTGGCACCAAGTCGTAAGATGAGGATCAAATGGACCAAGCTGACTTCAGACTACCTGAAAGAG CTGGATGTTTTTGTTGCCATGGATTATCACAAAAGAAGTTATGGAAGTTTCCATGGACGTGTTTACCTACAAGGCTCCTCTCCCATGGACGCCTCTCTGGTTATCACAGAAATCACTCTGGAGGATTATGGGAGATATAAATGTGAAGTTATTGATGGACTGGAAGATGGAACGGTGGTGGTGTCCCTTGACCTTGAAG GTGTTGTCTACCCCTACTTCCCCCGGCTGGGTCGCTACAACCTCAATTTCTACGACGCTGAGCGAGCGTGTCGTGAACAGGATGCCATCGTGGCGTCCTTCGACCAGCTGTATGAGGCGTGGCGAGGAGGGATGGACTGGTGCAACGCCGGCTGGCTGAGTGACGGCTCAGTCCAGTATCCCATCACCACCCCCAGAGAACCCTGCGGAGGCAAGAACACGGTTCCGGGAATTCGCAACTATGGCCTGAGAGACAAGGACAAGAACCACTATGATGTGTTTTGCTTCACCTCCCACTACAAAG GTCGGTTCTACTACCTGATCCATCCCTCTAAGTTAACCTACGACGAGGCAGTCAGGGCTTGTCAAAAAGACGGTGCTCAAATCGCCAAGGTCGGTCAGATGTATGCCGCCTGGAAGCTGCTGGGTTATGACCGTTGCGACGCCGGCTGGTTGGCTGACGGCAGCGTGCGTTATCCCATCTCCAGTCCCCGTCGACGCTGCAGTCCCACAGAAGCTGCCGTGAGGTTCCACGGCTTCCCCGACAAAAAGCACAAGCTGTACGGAGTGTACTGCTTCAAGGGCCACAActga